One window of the Anabaena sphaerica FACHB-251 genome contains the following:
- a CDS encoding Fur family transcriptional regulator encodes MRAIRTRSQDRILNLLKNIKQGISAQDIYIELRNCSQSMGLATVYRSLEALKLEGKVQVRTLANGEALYSLTQQDKHHLTCLQCGLSIPIHQCPVHELENELKASHKFKVFYHTLEFFGLCNNCQETGNREQGTGNR; translated from the coding sequence ATGAGAGCTATACGTACCCGCAGTCAAGACCGGATTTTGAACCTGTTAAAAAACATTAAACAAGGAATTTCTGCACAAGATATATACATAGAACTACGTAACTGTAGTCAAAGCATGGGTTTAGCCACAGTTTACCGTTCACTAGAAGCCCTCAAACTCGAAGGGAAAGTACAGGTAAGAACTCTGGCTAACGGTGAAGCCCTCTATAGTTTAACCCAACAAGATAAACACCACCTCACCTGTTTACAATGCGGTCTTTCCATCCCCATCCATCAATGTCCAGTCCATGAACTAGAAAACGAGTTAAAAGCCAGCCATAAGTTTAAAGTCTTTTACCACACCCTAGAATTTTTTGGACTGTGTAACAACTGTCAGGAAACAGGGAACAGGGAACAGGGAACAGGGAACAGGTAA
- the nth gene encoding endonuclease III translates to MTQKKLSKKQRALEILSRLHRLYPDATCSLNYETPVQLLVATILSAQCTDERVNKVTPALFSRFPDAESLGNADILELEELVRSTSFYRNKAKNIKASCRMIVADFNSVVPNKMEELLKLPGVARKTANVVLAHAYGINAGVTVDTHVKRLSQRLGLTKNTEPIGIEKDLMQLLPQPDWENWSIRLIYHGRAVCKARSPGCDVCELVDVCVRNLGNGDD, encoded by the coding sequence GTGACTCAAAAAAAATTATCAAAAAAGCAACGCGCTTTAGAAATTCTCTCTCGTCTCCACCGTCTGTATCCTGACGCGACTTGCTCTTTAAATTATGAAACTCCGGTACAATTATTAGTAGCAACTATTCTTTCTGCACAATGTACAGATGAACGAGTGAATAAAGTAACACCTGCTTTATTTAGTCGCTTTCCAGATGCGGAAAGTTTAGGAAATGCGGATATATTAGAATTAGAAGAATTAGTCCGTTCAACGAGTTTTTATCGTAACAAAGCCAAGAATATCAAAGCTTCTTGTCGGATGATTGTTGCTGATTTTAACTCGGTTGTTCCTAATAAAATGGAAGAATTATTAAAGCTTCCTGGAGTTGCGAGAAAAACTGCAAATGTGGTTTTAGCACACGCTTATGGTATTAATGCTGGGGTGACCGTGGATACTCATGTGAAGCGGTTAAGTCAGCGTTTGGGGTTAACTAAAAATACCGAACCTATTGGAATTGAAAAAGATTTAATGCAATTATTACCCCAACCAGATTGGGAAAATTGGTCTATTCGGTTAATATATCATGGTCGTGCAGTTTGTAAAGCGCGTTCTCCTGGTTGTGATGTGTGCGAGTTGGTTGATGTGTGTGTGAGGAATTTAGGGAATGGAGATGATTAA
- a CDS encoding SPFH domain-containing protein, whose translation MYQFLLLLALTLGGGTAVLKSIRVINQGDEALVESLGSYKKKLGPGLNMINPFFDNIVYKQTIREKVLDIPPQQCITRDNVSITVDAVVYWRIVDLEKAYYKVENLQSAMVNLVLTQIRSEMGQLELDQTFTARTQINEILLQELDISTDPWGVKVTRVELRDIIPSKAVQESMELQMSAERRKRASILTSEGDRESAVNSARGKADAQLLDAEARQKSVILQAEAEQKAIILRAQAERQQQVLKAQAIAESAEILAQKMKANPEAQKAVEVLLALGYLDMGSIIGKSDSSKVMFMDPRTIPATLEGIRSIVSDVPTNSNPIFDQGGRV comes from the coding sequence ATGTATCAGTTTTTATTGTTGCTTGCTTTAACTCTTGGTGGTGGTACTGCTGTACTGAAATCAATAAGAGTGATTAATCAGGGTGATGAAGCTTTGGTAGAAAGTTTAGGTAGTTATAAGAAGAAACTTGGCCCAGGCTTGAATATGATTAATCCTTTTTTCGATAACATTGTTTACAAACAAACTATCAGAGAAAAGGTTTTAGATATTCCTCCACAGCAATGTATTACTCGTGACAATGTTTCTATCACTGTTGATGCGGTCGTGTATTGGCGGATAGTTGATTTGGAGAAGGCTTACTATAAGGTAGAAAATCTCCAATCGGCAATGGTCAACTTGGTTTTAACGCAAATTCGCTCAGAAATGGGACAATTGGAGTTAGATCAAACTTTTACCGCCCGCACCCAAATTAATGAAATTCTCTTACAAGAATTAGATATTTCTACTGACCCTTGGGGTGTTAAAGTTACACGAGTCGAATTGAGAGATATTATCCCCTCTAAGGCAGTGCAAGAATCTATGGAATTGCAAATGTCGGCGGAGAGGCGAAAACGGGCATCAATTCTCACATCTGAGGGGGATAGAGAATCTGCGGTTAATAGTGCTAGAGGTAAGGCTGATGCTCAACTTTTGGATGCAGAAGCTCGACAAAAATCCGTGATTTTACAGGCAGAGGCGGAACAAAAGGCGATTATTTTGAGAGCGCAAGCGGAAAGACAACAACAAGTTTTGAAGGCACAGGCGATCGCTGAATCAGCTGAAATTCTGGCTCAAAAAATGAAAGCTAACCCGGAAGCGCAGAAAGCGGTGGAAGTGCTATTGGCTTTGGGTTATTTAGATATGGGTTCAATAATTGGTAAAAGCGATAGTAGCAAGGTGATGTTTATGGACCCCCGCACTATCCCCGCTACTTTAGAGGGTATACGTTCTATTGTCTCTGATGTACCAACAAATTCCAATCCCATATTTGATCAAGGTGGCAGGGTGTAG
- the purS gene encoding phosphoribosylformylglycinamidine synthase subunit PurS: protein MQRKYLAKIFVTLRPSVLDPAGVAVQSSLKQLGYDNVEQVRIGKYMEVTIISPDEPKARKDLNEMCEQMLANPVIENYRFDLIEVESQTGVF from the coding sequence ATGCAAAGGAAGTATCTAGCTAAAATTTTCGTTACTCTTCGTCCTTCAGTCTTAGACCCCGCTGGTGTGGCTGTACAATCTAGCCTTAAGCAACTCGGATACGATAACGTTGAACAGGTGCGTATTGGCAAGTACATGGAAGTCACGATCATCTCACCAGATGAGCCAAAAGCACGTAAAGACTTGAATGAAATGTGTGAACAAATGTTAGCAAATCCGGTGATAGAAAACTATCGCTTTGATTTGATTGAGGTGGAATCTCAAACGGGAGTGTTCTAG
- the purQ gene encoding phosphoribosylformylglycinamidine synthase subunit PurQ produces MKFGVLVFPGSNCDRDAAYVTRDLLGQPTRMVWHQDTDISDIDVIIVPGGFSYGDYLRCGAIARFSPVMQQVIDHANKGKFVIGICNGFQVLTEAGLLPGVLTRNRDLHFICDRSPLKVERNNLPWTQGYTEGEVITLPIAHGEGRFYADKETLAKIEDNGQVLFRYHGENPNGSLNNIAGICNLQGNVLGMMPHPERAADKALGNSDGLRLFQGLLGKFAALV; encoded by the coding sequence ATGAAATTCGGTGTTTTAGTTTTTCCAGGGTCTAATTGCGATCGCGATGCTGCTTATGTTACTAGAGACTTGCTAGGACAACCAACGCGCATGGTTTGGCATCAAGATACTGATATTAGTGATATAGATGTAATTATTGTCCCTGGTGGCTTTAGTTACGGAGATTATTTGCGTTGTGGGGCGATCGCTCGTTTCTCTCCTGTGATGCAGCAAGTAATTGATCATGCAAATAAAGGCAAGTTTGTCATCGGTATTTGCAACGGGTTTCAGGTATTAACTGAAGCTGGTTTGCTACCGGGGGTATTAACGAGAAATCGAGATTTGCATTTTATTTGCGATCGCTCTCCTTTGAAAGTTGAGCGGAATAATTTACCTTGGACTCAAGGTTATACTGAGGGTGAAGTTATCACTTTACCGATTGCTCACGGAGAAGGGCGATTTTACGCTGATAAAGAGACTTTAGCAAAAATTGAAGATAACGGGCAAGTTCTATTTCGTTATCACGGGGAAAACCCCAATGGTTCATTAAACAATATTGCGGGGATTTGCAATCTTCAAGGTAATGTTTTAGGAATGATGCCACATCCAGAACGAGCAGCAGATAAAGCGTTAGGTAATAGCGATGGTTTGCGCTTGTTTCAGGGTTTGTTGGGGAAGTTTGCAGCTTTAGTGTAA
- a CDS encoding helicase-related protein: MKSKIAEDLGRLFEVGFNVGVLAYIEENKIKHKFGDLYRQELQQLKLPKMQQRVVDKVISTVERDMAKNWSIFFIQKGFLSGFNFFREYIKSTGWDKPHKLPNVEILYYQCRFNGDNSIGTYDTKDDFQWFSEALSQFDNLDHISQYITAYKKKGEFLNADTLILLRHRKEYRVICVDLSVFSINTNEDVENIDYIEIIRRLLMRDISYLRSKSVFSNLRIDTESLGLEFSEGLKTYFTAFKYRDKESTKSIQAACYLHSFYEFLQKTTILPDTASVVFNSIGYSDRGISTISIQRKNVDILKTCYQIYKHDSSPQEIPQARKEVLKKIKSSAYRSFERGKEFVDSLLEIPADRITILPRHTEKITGFINSVGQVSSELMNELGLTGTMKLRDTHAELIKKSLVSQSTYIFLTGNPGIGKTTAIVDFLKTHIDEGFLFFYVSPRKQVNLDIIEKFKDKNTGKLCHDKLLAINTNSNILTDNPGRYTVQYTSNQRQGKFIEKSVHFLDNRDVEQKTRRSDRLKRTKEDVIQDIGQKKLGVLNSVCEAISTIIEQKTSNNIIATASIQALKMTDAGNTLKHFDKIFRNAYNTSDGKVLTQKMQEISGRIKHIFIMIDEITGDDGGVEFLNGIHQIIEKYQLMDSQHGFNTKVIVADASIVDKNVIIQHLSDTSPEPDKIYFRRAVDIAQPLSVQPLIFKGLDSTVINTNSYPASSLSISYQVLVESCKFSEEVRLKQQYNLESGLKNEILKDIECLLQRSDVEQVIVYIQNKRKLAELIDNIKRNWGKFEKCTDYLEIHANISEEEKKEIQKFQENVKVIFMTASGSRGLSFPKAKHILVEIPKFEIEKNLMEVIQVIYRGRGNENIDNQDKELIFYLAERAVYYQDDPEISLQESVLSLLNILLILKASIMTRIFGYGRIGRDNFILIPIGGKSVFAAGETFSAQMVNLIRQLKTEYQRTKSDVLLKQVFTNLENLLGRADFVIQNATESNYLAMRESFNSKFSEISHTLDKLLDFGKIEPGYISGGLLIVPIANNKLEETYQMRLADITTYANEELWKNMHEITRRKSSYPENLRFAIKDAIELVNKLRNGVEKTQKLEQKSQHTDQYYALPLFAFISGEVMKEYFESKAEEPEDQRFRDILSTYIRGLYPVGNVLPIGHNYQEFPFVVFRSYSLEEIRNKILTEKYLLNSQELNVLNLILSC; the protein is encoded by the coding sequence ATGAAATCTAAAATAGCCGAAGATTTAGGACGTTTGTTTGAAGTAGGTTTTAATGTTGGGGTTCTTGCTTACATTGAAGAAAATAAAATCAAGCATAAATTTGGTGATTTATATCGTCAGGAATTACAGCAGCTAAAGTTACCCAAAATGCAACAGCGAGTTGTTGATAAAGTTATTAGCACTGTAGAAAGAGATATGGCTAAAAATTGGAGTATATTTTTTATTCAAAAGGGTTTTTTAAGTGGTTTTAATTTCTTTCGAGAATACATTAAATCTACAGGTTGGGATAAACCGCACAAGTTACCAAATGTGGAAATATTATATTATCAATGTCGGTTTAATGGTGATAACAGTATTGGTACTTATGACACCAAAGATGATTTTCAGTGGTTTAGTGAAGCATTATCTCAATTTGATAATTTAGATCACATCTCTCAATATATTACAGCTTATAAAAAGAAAGGTGAATTTCTCAATGCAGATACTTTAATTCTATTACGTCATAGGAAAGAGTATCGAGTTATTTGTGTTGATTTATCGGTGTTTTCTATCAATACTAATGAAGATGTTGAAAATATTGATTATATAGAAATTATCCGTCGGTTATTAATGCGGGATATTAGCTATTTACGGTCAAAAAGCGTCTTTTCTAATCTTCGTATTGATACTGAATCTTTAGGTTTAGAATTCTCGGAAGGCTTAAAAACATATTTTACTGCTTTTAAATATAGAGATAAAGAAAGTACCAAGTCAATTCAAGCTGCTTGCTATCTCCATAGCTTCTATGAATTTCTGCAAAAAACCACTATTCTCCCAGATACAGCAAGTGTAGTTTTCAATTCTATAGGATATAGCGATCGCGGCATTAGTACAATATCCATTCAACGCAAAAATGTAGATATCTTAAAAACTTGTTATCAGATTTACAAACATGACTCCAGTCCTCAAGAAATTCCCCAAGCACGCAAGGAGGTTTTAAAGAAAATTAAAAGCAGTGCTTACCGAAGTTTTGAGCGCGGTAAAGAGTTTGTTGATTCTCTTTTAGAAATTCCTGCTGATAGGATTACTATTTTACCTCGTCACACAGAGAAAATTACTGGATTTATCAACTCTGTGGGACAAGTTTCTTCAGAATTGATGAATGAGTTAGGGTTAACTGGAACCATGAAACTAAGAGATACTCATGCTGAATTAATTAAAAAATCTCTAGTTTCTCAATCAACTTATATATTTTTAACAGGAAATCCTGGAATTGGTAAAACTACCGCAATTGTTGATTTCTTGAAAACACATATAGATGAAGGTTTTCTCTTCTTTTACGTCAGTCCTCGCAAACAAGTAAATCTGGATATCATCGAAAAATTTAAAGATAAAAATACCGGAAAATTATGTCATGATAAGTTATTAGCTATAAACACCAACAGCAACATACTTACAGATAACCCTGGACGTTACACTGTTCAATACACCTCTAACCAACGTCAGGGTAAATTTATTGAAAAGTCTGTTCACTTTCTGGATAATAGAGATGTTGAACAAAAAACCCGACGTTCGGACAGACTCAAGCGAACCAAGGAAGATGTAATTCAAGATATTGGACAAAAGAAGCTGGGTGTTCTCAATAGTGTTTGTGAAGCTATATCCACAATCATAGAACAAAAAACATCGAATAATATTATCGCAACGGCTTCTATTCAAGCCTTGAAAATGACTGATGCTGGTAACACTTTAAAGCATTTTGATAAAATTTTTAGAAATGCTTACAATACCTCAGATGGTAAAGTTTTAACTCAAAAAATGCAAGAAATATCTGGGAGAATTAAGCACATATTTATCATGATAGATGAAATTACAGGAGATGATGGAGGTGTGGAGTTCTTAAATGGAATCCATCAGATAATCGAGAAGTATCAATTAATGGATTCTCAGCATGGTTTTAATACCAAAGTAATTGTCGCTGATGCTTCTATTGTTGATAAAAATGTGATTATTCAACACCTGTCTGATACCTCTCCAGAACCAGATAAAATATATTTCCGTCGTGCTGTAGATATTGCTCAACCTCTTTCGGTTCAACCATTAATATTTAAAGGTTTAGACTCAACTGTTATTAACACTAACTCTTACCCAGCGAGTAGTTTATCTATAAGTTATCAAGTATTAGTTGAATCTTGTAAATTTAGTGAAGAAGTCAGACTAAAGCAACAATATAATTTAGAATCTGGATTAAAAAATGAAATTTTAAAAGATATTGAATGTCTCCTCCAACGGTCAGATGTTGAACAGGTGATAGTTTATATTCAAAACAAGCGTAAATTAGCAGAACTGATTGATAACATTAAGCGAAACTGGGGAAAGTTTGAAAAGTGTACAGATTACTTAGAAATACACGCAAATATTTCTGAGGAAGAAAAGAAAGAAATTCAAAAATTTCAAGAAAATGTCAAAGTCATTTTTATGACTGCTTCCGGTAGTCGGGGTTTATCCTTTCCTAAAGCTAAACATATTTTGGTGGAAATTCCCAAATTTGAGATTGAAAAAAATCTGATGGAAGTAATTCAGGTTATTTACAGAGGTCGAGGAAATGAAAATATAGATAATCAGGATAAAGAACTAATTTTTTACTTAGCAGAACGAGCAGTTTATTATCAAGATGACCCAGAAATTTCTTTACAAGAAAGTGTGCTGAGTCTGTTAAATATCTTATTGATTTTAAAGGCTTCTATCATGACCAGAATTTTTGGTTATGGTCGGATAGGTCGGGATAATTTTATTCTTATTCCTATAGGTGGAAAATCTGTTTTTGCTGCTGGAGAGACATTTTCTGCTCAAATGGTCAACCTTATCCGTCAATTAAAAACAGAATACCAACGCACTAAAAGTGATGTGTTGCTGAAACAAGTTTTTACAAACTTAGAAAACCTACTAGGACGAGCAGATTTTGTGATTCAAAATGCAACTGAGTCTAATTATTTAGCAATGCGGGAATCTTTTAACAGCAAGTTTTCAGAAATTTCTCATACTCTAGATAAGTTACTAGATTTTGGTAAAATTGAACCTGGTTACATCAGTGGAGGTTTATTAATAGTTCCTATTGCTAATAATAAGTTAGAAGAAACTTATCAAATGCGACTAGCTGATATAACAACCTACGCTAATGAAGAACTATGGAAAAATATGCACGAAATTACCCGTCGGAAATCTTCTTATCCAGAAAATTTACGATTTGCTATTAAAGATGCTATAGAATTGGTCAATAAGTTAAGAAATGGAGTAGAAAAAACACAAAAACTCGAACAGAAAAGTCAACACACAGATCAATATTATGCTTTACCATTATTTGCATTTATTAGCGGTGAAGTCATGAAAGAATATTTTGAAAGTAAAGCAGAAGAACCAGAAGATCAACGTTTTCGGGATATTTTATCTACCTACATTCGTGGATTATATCCTGTCGGTAACGTTTTACCAATAGGTCATAATTATCAAGAATTTCCCTTTGTAGTGTTTAGGAGTTACAGCTTAGAAGAAATTAGAAACAAAATCTTGACAGAGAAATATCTGTTAAATTCTCAGGAATTAAACGTACTCAATTTAATTCTCTCTTGTTAA
- a CDS encoding DUF5615 family PIN-like protein: MTIALYMDVHVPQSITSQLRRRGVDILTAFDDETQELPDDKLLERVTELQRVLFTQDIRFRVLAETWQKEGKQFSGLIFGHQLCGTIGKFVQDLEFIAKASEIDEWMNIFLSNNTALRVR; encoded by the coding sequence ATGACTATTGCTCTATATATGGATGTTCATGTACCTCAATCTATTACATCACAATTGCGTCGTCGGGGTGTGGATATACTAACTGCTTTTGATGATGAAACCCAAGAACTTCCTGATGATAAACTATTAGAAAGAGTGACTGAACTACAACGAGTCCTATTTACTCAAGATATTCGTTTTCGAGTTTTAGCGGAAACTTGGCAAAAAGAAGGAAAACAGTTTTCAGGATTAATTTTTGGACATCAACTATGTGGTACAATTGGTAAATTTGTGCAAGATTTAGAATTTATTGCTAAAGCTTCAGAGATTGATGAATGGATGAATATATTCCTTTCAAATAATACTGCTCTTAGGGTGCGTTAA
- a CDS encoding NfeD family protein, with translation MQIFTLVWLVAGIVLCLMELLLPTAFVQFMMGISAFVVALMSYLGLGSLWLQVVIWLLLSSLLVVFSRRFLQPPTRKSKITDAVIGETLTEILPGQVGRVLYEGNSWRARCDDHKISLAPGQTVYVVSREGTTLIVMPENVLHS, from the coding sequence ATGCAAATTTTTACCTTAGTTTGGCTAGTAGCAGGTATAGTTCTGTGTTTAATGGAACTTTTGTTACCAACTGCTTTTGTACAGTTCATGATGGGAATTAGTGCCTTTGTGGTGGCGCTAATGTCTTACTTGGGTTTGGGAAGTTTATGGCTGCAAGTTGTGATCTGGCTGTTGCTTTCCAGTCTGCTAGTTGTGTTTTCCCGTAGGTTTTTACAACCACCAACACGTAAGTCTAAAATCACTGATGCGGTGATCGGGGAAACTTTAACAGAAATTTTACCAGGACAGGTGGGAAGGGTACTATATGAGGGAAATTCTTGGCGCGCTAGATGTGATGATCACAAAATCAGTTTAGCACCAGGGCAAACAGTTTATGTAGTTAGCAGAGAAGGTACAACGTTAATTGTCATGCCGGAAAACGTTTTGCATTCGTAG
- the rseP gene encoding RIP metalloprotease RseP, with protein sequence MSVLAAIAVLAILILVHELGHFIAARSQGIYANRFSLGFGPILLKYQGSQTEYTIRAFPLGGFVGFPDDDPDSDIPPNDPNLLRNRPILDRAIVISAGVIANLIFAYLVLALQLGIVGIPQEFKYQPGVIVKPVNEQSIAYQAGIREGDIILSVNGQELTAGNDSTLLLTKEIQTHPNQQLDLKIQRQNEQIPLKLTPTQSADGKGLVGIELGPNGKAVYRRPQNPTEIFTVAANRFQQLVVGTIKGFGQLLTNFQATASQVSGPINIVKIGAKLAADNLANLLSFAAIISINLAVINILPLPALDGGQLAFLLIEGLFGKPLPAKIQEGVMQTGLVLLLGLGIFLIVKETTQLDFVQQLFQGL encoded by the coding sequence ATGTCAGTTTTAGCAGCGATCGCAGTTTTGGCTATTTTGATCTTAGTACACGAGTTAGGACACTTTATAGCCGCACGTTCCCAAGGTATTTACGCTAACCGCTTTTCCTTGGGTTTTGGTCCCATCCTGTTGAAGTACCAAGGATCACAAACGGAATATACTATCCGTGCTTTCCCTTTGGGTGGCTTTGTTGGCTTTCCCGATGATGATCCTGATAGCGACATTCCCCCCAACGACCCAAATCTGTTGCGTAATCGTCCCATTTTAGATCGAGCGATCGTCATTAGTGCGGGAGTGATAGCAAACTTAATATTTGCTTATTTAGTCCTGGCTTTGCAGTTGGGTATTGTTGGTATACCACAAGAATTTAAATATCAACCAGGAGTAATTGTCAAACCTGTTAACGAACAATCTATTGCTTACCAAGCAGGTATTCGTGAAGGTGATATTATCCTCAGTGTCAATGGTCAGGAACTCACAGCTGGTAACGATTCTACCTTATTGCTGACCAAAGAAATTCAAACACATCCCAATCAGCAACTTGACCTGAAAATTCAGCGTCAAAATGAACAAATTCCCTTAAAATTAACCCCTACACAAAGTGCTGATGGTAAAGGGTTGGTGGGAATTGAACTAGGACCCAATGGTAAAGCAGTTTATCGTCGTCCCCAAAATCCTACAGAGATTTTCACAGTTGCTGCTAACAGATTTCAACAGTTAGTTGTGGGGACAATTAAAGGATTTGGACAGCTATTAACTAACTTTCAAGCAACTGCTAGTCAGGTTTCTGGACCAATTAATATTGTTAAAATTGGTGCTAAATTAGCAGCTGATAATCTTGCTAATTTGTTGTCTTTTGCAGCAATTATTAGTATTAATTTAGCAGTTATCAATATTTTACCCCTCCCCGCTTTGGATGGTGGACAATTGGCTTTTTTGTTAATTGAAGGTTTGTTTGGTAAACCCTTACCAGCAAAAATTCAAGAAGGTGTAATGCAAACTGGTTTAGTGCTACTCTTAGGATTAGGTATTTTCTTAATCGTCAAAGAAACCACTCAATTAGATTTTGTACAACAATTATTCCAGGGATTGTAA
- a CDS encoding PP2C family protein-serine/threonine phosphatase gives MISKERIIHCPNPDCDQPINNIGDRLCQTCQTPILYRYLWATGTVAATIPPETKIADRYEVITQQICLDTQPGLPPDMVSELPPAVIPYLKLYPERLHIPQPYGFTSSLNADTNDILLLENAPIDGKGNLYPRITEVWEQAKAVRQLYWLWQILQLWKPLSELGVAASLVSPDNLLIQGWCVKLLELHQTTEKLTLQDLGESWQSWVLVAKAEIAEGLSCIIQQMCQGDQDLATITNQLNQLLLASAAEMPLMLKVAGFTDTGPVMRHNEDTCYPSNSSDLDNYLNQHLSIVCDGIGGHEGGEVASQLAVQSLKLQIRAWLQDVAEQTEIVPPDLLQQQLEASLRVVNNMIWSRNDEQQRQGRERMATTLVMAIQLPQRIVTNTGWESENAHELYLANVGDSRAYWITPHYCQLLTIDDDMATREVCFGQSLYRQANTTPNAHALTQALGTKEAESLQFSIKRFILEEDGILLLCSDGLSDHDWVEKSWQDYAIPLLTGKLAVEDAARNWVKLANEKNGQDNTSVVLTVCHISQAYLVPVKAAPLVLELEPIQPEDELAITAPEAETSELQAATVDSLADSSLALLDLDQAEESAPTVVKEANRGKLVVILGGFLALLVGGTSLGLFAWWQLQPQSFGQVCRQLPQQLQQFCPKRE, from the coding sequence ATGATTTCTAAAGAGCGGATCATTCATTGCCCAAATCCAGACTGTGATCAACCCATTAATAATATAGGCGATCGCCTTTGTCAAACTTGTCAAACACCCATACTTTACCGCTATCTTTGGGCAACTGGCACAGTAGCAGCGACAATACCCCCAGAAACAAAAATTGCAGACAGATATGAGGTAATTACACAGCAAATTTGCCTGGATACTCAACCAGGACTACCACCAGACATGGTGTCAGAATTGCCACCAGCAGTTATTCCTTACCTAAAACTATATCCAGAAAGGTTGCACATCCCCCAGCCCTACGGATTCACGAGTTCTTTAAACGCAGACACAAATGATATTCTCTTATTAGAAAATGCCCCCATAGATGGTAAAGGGAATCTCTACCCCAGAATTACCGAAGTTTGGGAACAAGCAAAGGCCGTTAGGCAATTGTACTGGCTATGGCAAATTCTCCAATTGTGGAAACCATTATCAGAATTGGGAGTAGCCGCAAGCTTGGTATCACCAGATAATTTATTGATTCAAGGTTGGTGTGTAAAGCTGTTAGAACTGCATCAAACAACAGAAAAGCTAACCTTACAGGACTTGGGTGAGTCTTGGCAGTCATGGGTACTAGTAGCAAAAGCAGAAATAGCCGAAGGGTTAAGTTGCATCATCCAGCAGATGTGCCAGGGTGATCAAGATTTGGCCACAATTACCAATCAACTCAATCAATTATTACTGGCATCAGCAGCAGAAATGCCCTTAATGTTGAAAGTTGCAGGGTTCACAGATACAGGTCCTGTGATGAGACACAATGAAGATACCTGCTACCCCAGTAACTCTAGTGACTTAGATAACTATTTAAACCAACACTTATCAATAGTTTGTGATGGCATTGGTGGCCATGAAGGTGGAGAAGTAGCCAGTCAATTAGCAGTCCAGTCTTTGAAATTACAAATCCGTGCTTGGTTACAAGATGTAGCAGAACAAACAGAAATTGTCCCTCCGGACTTGTTGCAGCAACAGCTAGAAGCTAGTTTGCGTGTAGTGAATAATATGATTTGGTCTCGTAATGACGAACAACAGCGCCAAGGTAGAGAACGCATGGCCACCACTTTAGTCATGGCCATACAATTACCGCAACGCATAGTTACAAACACAGGATGGGAGTCGGAAAACGCCCATGAACTTTATTTAGCTAATGTTGGTGATAGTCGTGCTTACTGGATCACTCCCCACTATTGCCAACTACTAACCATAGATGATGATATGGCAACTAGGGAAGTCTGTTTTGGACAAAGTTTGTATCGTCAAGCAAATACAACACCTAATGCTCATGCCCTTACGCAAGCATTAGGGACAAAAGAAGCCGAATCTCTGCAATTTTCCATCAAACGCTTTATTTTGGAAGAAGACGGGATTTTATTACTTTGTTCCGATGGTTTAAGTGATCATGATTGGGTGGAAAAATCTTGGCAGGATTATGCAATTCCCCTATTAACAGGTAAACTTGCTGTGGAAGATGCTGCACGTAACTGGGTTAAATTGGCAAATGAAAAAAACGGTCAAGATAACACATCTGTTGTTCTCACTGTTTGCCACATTTCCCAAGCCTATTTAGTGCCTGTTAAAGCTGCACCACTAGTATTAGAATTAGAACCTATTCAACCAGAAGACGAACTAGCAATAACAGCACCAGAGGCAGAAACTTCAGAACTACAAGCAGCAACAGTTGATTCCTTAGCAGATAGTTCTCTAGCTTTATTGGATTTGGATCAAGCAGAGGAATCAGCCCCTACTGTAGTTAAAGAAGCAAATCGCGGTAAGCTGGTAGTTATACTGGGAGGGTTTTTAGCTTTGCTGGTAGGGGGTACAAGTCTGGGTCTATTTGCTTGGTGGCAACTTCAGCCCCAATCTTTTGGGCAGGTTTGTCGGCAACTTCCTCAACAATTACAGCAATTCTGCCCAAAGCGCGAATAA